A stretch of DNA from Spirosoma endbachense:
CACGAATGTCGTGTTCCTGCAAGCTGAAAAACAAGTCGTTTGCGTAGTCTTCATATTTTTCAGAAATCGGCAGAATCGCAATCTGATCCGGCGATAGCCAGAGCGGGAAATTTCCGCCTGAGTTCTCGATCAGGATCGCGATAAACCGCTCCAGTGAACCAAACGGCGCCCGGTGAATCATGACGGGACGGTGTTTCTGGTTGTCAGCACCAATATATTCCAGTTCGAAACGATTGGGCAGGTTATAATCGACCTGAATCGTACCGAGTTGCCATTTCCGACCGAGCGCGTCACGGACCATAAAATCAAGTTTGGGGCCGTAGAAGGCCGCTTCGCCCAATTCTGTAACCGTCGATAAACCCTTTTCGGCCGCCGACTCGATAATAGCCGCTTCTGCTTTTTCCCAAAGATCGTCAGAACCGATGTATTTCGTTTTATTTTCCGGGTCACGGAGTGAAATCTGGGCACTAAAGTCATCAAATCCAAGCGATTTAAAGACGTACATCACCAGATCGATCACTTTCATGAATTCATCCTTCACCTGGTCGGGGCGGCAGAAGATATGCGCGTCATCCTGTGTAAAGCCACGTACGCGGGTCAGTCCGTGCAGCTCTCCTGATTGCTCATACCGATAAACGGTACCAAATTCGGCCAGTCGAAGAGGCAGATCGCGGTAGGAGCGCGGTTTGGTTTTATAGATCTCGCAATGGTGCGGGCAGTTCATCGGCTTCAGCAGAAACTCCTCGTTCGGATCGGGCGTTCTGATAGGCTGGAACGAATCTTCGCCATATTTTTCCCAGTGTCCCGACGTCACGTAGAGTTGCTTGCTGCCAATGTGAGGGGTCACAACCGGCGAGTAACCCGCCCGTATCTGGGCTTTCCGCAGGAAGTTCTCCAGCCGTTCGCGCAGCATGGTTCCTTTCGGCAGCCAGAGCGGTAACCCCTGCCCTACTTTCTCCGAAAAGGCAAATAATTCCAGCTCTTTACCCAGCTTACGGTGATCCCGTTTTTTTGCTTCTTCGAGCAGATACAGGTAATCGTCGAGTTCTTTTTGCTTGGGGTACGTAACGGCGTAAATCCGGGTCAACTGCTTATTTTTCTCATTACCGCGCCAGTAAGCTCCGGCTACGTTCATGAGTTTAGCGGCTTTGATAAAGCCCGTATTCGGAATATGCGGCCCCCGGCAAAGGTCCGTAAAATCACCCTGGCTATAGAACGTAATGGTACCATCTTCGAGTCCTTCGAGCAGGTCCAGTTTATACGGATCACCCTTTTCTGTAAAATAGGCAATCGCATCGGCTTTGCTCATCGGTTTGCGGATATACTGCTGTTTCTGGCGGGCCAGTTCGAGCATTTTATCCTCAACCTTTTTAAAATCCTCCTGCGAAAAGGGTTGACCGTTCAGATCAACATCGTAGTAGAATCCCGTTTCAACAGCGGGTCCAATGCCGAACTTGACACCCGGATACAAGGCTTCAAGCGCTTCGGCCAGCAAATGAGCCGATGAGTGCCAGAAGGTTGCTTTCCCTTCAGGGTCGTTCCAGGTCAGGAGTTGGATGGTCGCATCCTCTTCAATGGGCCGCGTGGCGTCCTGAACAACACCATTGACTTTGGCAGCCAGCACATTGCGGGCCAATCCTTCACTGATTTGGGTGGCAATATCCAGCCCGGTACTTCCTTTTGGATACTGCCGAACGCTCCCGTCGGGTAGCGTTACGCGGATTTGTTCGTCCTGCGCAATCATTTGTGTACTAATTTATTTGTGGGTACCCGCAGCCTACCTACAACTGTAAGCTACTTACTTTTACTATATGATTGGGTATTCATTAATTCTGTCCAATCGGCTTGATGGTTCGCCGGAGCGAATCACCGGAGCCAGCCGGAACCTGCGACTTTGGCTGAATGGTCGATACACGGACACGGGTTGTGTCGAGTGTGGCACGATTCTGCGTCGGTGTCAGTGCTTCATCCGGCGTATTCGGCAAAAATAACGAGTTATATGAGTTTTGCGAATATTGTCGCCGTTGTGATCGCCATAAACCGGCGGCTGCCTGCTGATCGGCTGCATTTAGCCTGGTTGCTTTCGTATAGGCGGCAATCGCTAAATCATACTGACCCATCTGCTCATGACAATAGCCCAGGTACGTATCGATGCGCGGGAACTGCGGCCGAAGCTGCTGAACTCGCTCGTAATTGGCTAATGCAACGTAATAATTCCGGTATTTCTGGTTAATCAATCCGATTTGAAAATACGCCTGATAGTAGTTCGGCTGCACCTTCAGTGTCTGTTGATAACAGGTCATGGCGCTATCAAGTTCACCCGCCATGTGATAGATCAAGCCCCGCCCGTAGTATAATTTGGGGTTGTTGGGGAAATAGCGAAGCGCCTGACTATTATAAGCCAACGCTGAATTACGATCGCCCTGCACCCGATATACTGACGCCAGCTGGTTATACGTATCAAGATAGCGTGGCTTTAAACGAAGCGATTGGTGGTATAAGGCCAATGCCTGGGTCGTATCACCCAGGCGGGCCGTCATCAGCCCTTTAAAATAATAGGCTTCACCATCGTAGGGAGCCATTTGCAGGGCTTTTGTTACGTAAAGCTGTGCTCTGGGAAACTGATTCTGTTGCTGAAAGAGATCGCCCATCAGCGTATATAGTTCGGGGGTATCAATACCCAGAATTTCAGCACGTTGTGCATTAACGAGCGCCTTCTCAGGTTGCTGCAGCGCCCGTAAAATCTGGGCGCGTGTCAGGTAATACGAACCGGCATTGTCGTTTCGGCTGATGGCTTCATCGATATCACTCAGGGCCAGATTGATTCGACCCATTGCCAGCAGAATAACAGCCCGTTTGGCATAGGCCGATGCCGGAGACGATTGATTGATGGCTCGCGTCAGTGCACGCAGCGCCCCCTCCGTCCGGCTACTGTCGCCGGGTTTCGGGAAATCCGGTATCCTGGCAGTTTGCCGATCATCGCTGCCACAGGCAAGGAGTGTAGCAATAAGGGGGACTATGAGCAAATACTGACGCATGACTGGATTTGACGGATTTGGCTGTAGCGGATGAATGACCCTGTTCGTATGATCAGGAATCAATCCGTTCACTAGCCGATCTATCAATCATTTTCAACAAAGTTAGGCAATTCAAACGGATGCAAACCGATAGAAAACCCCCAACGGCAGACGTTTATGATAATTATCCTCGACAACTAACTCTCCCCATTCTGAATTGGGTACCATTCCGAATACCTGCCGCATGAGGTTATCCAGCAGAATCGACGAGAAGCCCAGCGAGTAGAGGTTGATAATGAAAAAGAAGTCGTTGCGGTCGAGCAGATCGGCACAGGATTTAAGCAACTCATTGAGGTGCTCTTCAAGTACCCATTTTTCACCATCGGGTCCGCGACCATAGGCCGGTGGGTCCAGAATAATGCCATTGTAGTGATTGCCCCGACGGACCTCTCTACGAACAAATTTAACCGCATCCTCAACGACCCATCGTATGTTGTCAAGCTCGCTATGATCCATGTTTTCGCGCGCCCAGCTGATTACCGGTTTTACGGCATCGACATGGGTAACGTCGGCTCCGGCCTGCCGGGCAGCCAGAGAAGCCCCCCCGGTATAGGCAAACAGGTTCAGTACTTTGGGGCGGGATACGCCCGTCGACAGTTTTTTAATCGTATCGTGGATATAGACCCAGTTATCGGATTGCTCTGGAAACAGGCCAACGTGTTTGAAGGTCGTTAAGGCAAGCTTGAATTTCAGATTCAGCCCTCCCTGTCGGAATGAAACGAACCAGGGATCGCGCATATCGGGAGTTGTTTGCCAGTCGCCCCGCTCGGGCGACTGCCTGTCTCGTCGAAAAATAGCATGAGCCTGCTCTTCCCAATTGCGATCAGACAATGATTTATCCCAGATAGCCTGTGGTTCAGGGCGTGCCAGCACAAAATCCCCGAAGCGTTCGAGTTTCTGAAAATCGCCCGAGTCGATTAGTTCATAGTCAGTCCAGGGAGCGGGGGTAATGAGGTGAATGTCGGGCATATTAATGTAGTGAGTGAAGAATACTGGGTGAAAAATAGTTTACACGCTTCCGTCTTCACTCGTCATTCCCATTTTCAAGATTAGTTCAAACTCATCCGGCCTGATTGGCATGACCGATAAACGCGACTGTTTTATGAGGCCAATCGCTGCGAGCATCGGTTCGGCTTTGATCTGAGCCAGTGAAACCGGTTTCGCCAATGCCATGACCGGTTCGAGTTCGACCACGACCCAGGGTGCCAGAGCCGACCCATCGGGGAAGGTTGGGTCGGGGTAGCTTTCCCGCACGACCGTAGCCAGACCAACGACTCCAGGATTCAGTATACTATGGTAGAACAGTACCTGATCGCCCAGTTGCATCAGCCTCAGGTTATTGCGAGCCTGATAGTTACGAACACCGTCCCATACAGCACGGCCCTGTTTCGTGAAATGATGCCACCCGTACGTATCGGGTTCGGATTTAACAAGCCAGTAATTCAAGCAGTGGGTTGGTCAATTAGCCTATAAAAATGGCTCCGGAGAGCCATACAATAAAAACGCAGGATTTATACTGTCCTCAATAGTAATCATCATGCTCCTGACTGCTACCATAAGGCGATCCATATTCATCCTCATCATCATCGGCAAATTGTGAACCTGCTCCCTTGAACGTTAGCGCTTTCTTGAGTATCATGATCTGACCGGTATGATACAAATCGTGGTTAACGATTCCATGCAGCATATCATAATAGGTATAATCGCGACCCGGCACGATATCCTCCAGGAATTCATCATCGTCCCGCTTATCCAGCTCGTTGATCAGTTCTTCCTGACTTAAACTCAATTCCATTTCGAGGGCTTCCCATTCGAAATCATCAATTTTATCGGGCAGGGCGCCAAAGTTTTTTTCGGGAGTTGTAATATCGAATGTTGCATCGCCCTGCATCTTTTTGACGCAAAAAATCCGCCAGCTCGTCATGTGAAAGACCAGTTCGGCAATGGAGTGCGTATTGGGTGAGATCCGTCGACCAGACATTTCAGGGGTAACGCCCCGAAGGGCTTCAACTACCGAAGGGCCGTGCCAGGCTTCCTCGCTTTCATACGTTGTATTAAGGAGGTCAATGATTCGAATGAGTTCGTCGTTGGGAATCATAGGTTATTCAAGCAAAAAGTAAAGCTGCCGACATATCGTGTTAGGTGGTTACTGGTAGGGTTCAACAACCATTCGGTAATAATATAGTCTGACAACTTAATAGTAAGTGATATTGGCTTTTTTTTTAATACTCCCCTGATGGGTATTTGTTCAGAATATCGGTAATCATCTCAATAACAGAACCCTATCTATAAAAAGTTGATGAAGAACTAAACTGTTGTTTTAACAACGGATTGGGTTCTGTCGAACCGGATTTCTAAATCTTTTGCAAAGGTACGTCAATATTGACGGCGTTTCGAAAAAAACATACCGATCAATTTATAACCAATTGGCATATTGGCCAGGCGGGAAGCTGTTATATTCTGATTTTCAGTGGTCTTTTCTGACTAATAAGAATTCATTTCTGGCACTCTTTTTACTCCCATAGACACTACATACACTATCAATTAAGTGTATTATATAAAAAATAAACTATACTTACAGGGTCTTTTTTGGATACAATGGCATATTTTATGTACCTGCATTAATTAAGTATTCTTGTGTCGACAGTGACGGAATACCAGGTTTCATGATCTAATTGGTAGTTCCGGCAAAATGATTTTCGGCAGCCTATGCGTTTACTTTTACCCTGTCTGCTCCTGGTATCCAGTTGCTTTAGTCAAACCCTGAAACCCCTACGCTATCAAACGGAGGTTGGTAGTTATTTATCGTCATCGGGTCAGAATCCGTTCTGGCTCAGGACGAATCAATACGGCATCGTTCCAATTGATCATTCCACGCTGACCTTACGACACGCGATGCATGTTGATTATCACGATGCGCCAAAAAGCAAACGCGATAGTTTACAGGCCATTAACCGTCGGGTGGACTGGGGATGGCGGGCAGAAGCCGTTCTGAACGCTGGCTATGATGTACGATTACTTATTCCGGAAGCCTACGCGAAGGTAAGGCTGGGGTCCGTTGAAATCTGGGGGGGGCGTCGACGCGAAGTTATTGGCCTGGTCGACACGACCCTTACTTCCGGGTCCTATAGTATGTCGGGCAATGCGCTACCCATGCTTAAGTTTCAGGTATCGGTTCCGGAGTACACACCCCAAAATGGGCTTTTTGCCGTAAAAGGATTTTACGCCCACGGCTGGTTTGAAGTCGATCGGTTTGTTAAAAATACCCGTCTGCATCAAAAGGCAATTTATATGCGGTTGGGCAGACCCCATTGGCGACTGAAATTATATGGCGGAATGAATCACCAGGTCATGTGGGGGGGCACGACAACGCAGTTACCCAATACGCGCATTAAAAATAACCTCCTGCCCTCCACCTTCCGCGACTATATCGACGTGGTTTCCGCCAGTTCGCTCGGCAATCGTACCAATGTCGATACCAATCGAATTAGTCAGTTCGACCGGGAGAATCGAATTGGCAACCACCTCGGCACGGTTGATCTGGGCTTTGAGTATGTTGCCCACTCCTATTCGATCTTTGCATACCGTCAGAGTATTTACGAAGATGGCTCCCTGTTTCACCTCACGAACCTGCGCGATGGCTTGAATGGGGTCCGCATTCGTAATCTGAGGCCACTAAATCCTCGTGGGCTACAGATCGAATCGGTTCTTTTCGAGTACCTCTATACGGAGAATCAGGGAGGTTCTCTTTTTATAGACAATAGTGAACAACAACGGGGCCGCGACAATTACTTTAATCACTCCCAGTATCAGGACGGCTGGTCGCGCTATGGAATGACACTCGGAACGCCTTTTATTACGCCATCCGATAACAGCCGCAGCGATCTGCCCCGCTATGGATTCACCAACAACAACCGGGTGGCTGTCATGCACGTTGGCCTTTCGGGGCATGTGCATAGCATTTTCCATTTTCAGGCCAAAGCCTCTTTCAGTGAGAATCTGGGCACCTATGAAGTCCCGTTTCCAGAGCCAGTTCGGCAGTTTTCCGGCGTTCTAACCATGTCAACAGTACTTCCTGTTCTTAATGGAATAACCCTGAATACGGCTATCGCAACCGATATGGGCAAGCTATACCCGAACAGTGTCGGCTATTATGTGGGTATCCGCAAGGATGGACAAAGTAGAAAAAAAGTAAACTAGTAGGCGTTTAACTGATCCAGTCGGTCATTTCCAGGCAAGCCAATACGTTTTATACCCAACAGCTTAAGTCTACTGTTTTCGGCAGATACTATAAATAATAGGAGCAAAAAATACCGTTTAATATATTATCTAAAAAAGATACCTATATACGTAAGTAAAGTTATACTTAATGGAGCTAATTTTCTTACTTAAAGCGTACCAAGTACACTTTAGTATTCCTAATCTTGAGCTTGCAAGTCTGTTTATTGTCTCTCGAGTACAACAAGCATCAAAAGCCAGACGTATTGGCGACTCAACTGCCTTATTACTCTCCTAACCTATGAAGCATTTATTAAAAGATGAGGAGTTAATACAAATGCATTTGAACACTCATCAAAATGACTACTTTGAAACTTTATATAAGCGCTATGTGACCAAAGTGTATCGGCGTTGTTTATCACTAACGAAAGATTCAGCCAAGGCAGAAGATTATACGCACGATATTTTCCTGCGTGTGCACGGAAACCTTACTAAATTTCAGGAAAAGTCGGCTTTTTCAACCTGGTTGTATTCCATTTCGTACAACTATTGCATGGACCAGATCCGCCAGTCCAATCGAAATTCAACGGTCGCTTTAGACGAGGATCAGGATTATATCTGGACCGATTCGACAGATCAGGATAACAAAGAATTTCAGTTGCAGCAGTTGGACAAAGCAATGGGAGCCATTTCGGCAGAAGAATTACTCATGTTGCGAATGAAGTATGAAGATAATCTTGATATTAAGGAAATTGCCGAACAACTGAATCTGAAGAACAGCGCAGTCAAAATGCGTCTGAAACGCACCCGCGATAAGATTCGTCGTATGTACGGAGACGATCCATTTTAATCACATTCTCGCAAAAAACTCCCCATATTGGCTGATCAATGGCTTTCCGGGCTTCAGGTCACTAAGCCAACCGTAGGTGCCGTCAGGTCAGCAATGATTTTGCTTTTTTCTACTGGTTCTTACTTTTTATTGATAAACCCGTACATAATCGACCTCCATTCGTTGCGGCCAGATGCTTTCGTCAACCCCTTTCTGTCCGCCCCAATTGCCGCCTACGGCAACGTTTAGAAGTAGATAAAACGGTTTGTCGAATGGCCACTCGGCTTCCGTACTTCCTAAAGCAGATTTCTGAACCGTATAATACTTCTGATCGTCGACGAAGAAGTCGATTCGGTCGGCTGTCCATTCGATGGCGTATAGGTGAAAATCCGTCGCTACGCCCTTAATCGGGATGGCCTTCCCTTTTTCAGTTTTCTTCGCGTGGTTATACGCTTCCGTATGAACCGTACCATGAATGACACCCTCGTCGAAACCGACGTGTTCCATAATGTCAATTTCACCAGCTTTCGGCCAGCCTGCTGTTGATATATTCTTACCGAGCATCCAGACGGCAGGCCAGGTTCCACGGCCGGCGGGTAGTTTGGCCATAGCTTCAATCCGGCCATAGGTCCAGGTTGTTTTACCCTGTGTCATCAACCGCGCCGAGGTATAATTTTTGCCCTGGTACGCTTCTTTTCTGGCTTCAATAATGAGTTTCCCGTTTTCGACCCGGGCGTTCTCAAGCCGCTTGGCTGTATAGTATTGCAATTCGTTATTACCCCACCCATTGCCCCCTACTTCGTAAGACCACTTGGTCGAGTCGGGCAGACCCGCCTTATCGAACTCATCCGACCAGACCAGTTTACGGGCCGCTGGTGGTGAGGTCACCTCAGGGCTTTTGCAGGCAACTATTGCCAATAGGGTCAGCGCTTTTATTATTATCAATAGTTTCATCAGATAAGGGTTTTCTTTACAGCGTTCTGAATGCTGTGTAGGACGGAAACAAATTTTATCAGCTTTTTTTGAAAACTTTCCAAAAGCGATTCGTCTTACACTATATAATCGACACGAACCCGATTACATAAAGCGACAATGAGCACATTCACGATTGATTTCCCCGGAACAGCCAACCAATTCACCGCGAAAGCCAACTCAGCCATCACCGAAAAAGGCGGGCTATTTACAGGTGATTCAACAACCGGAAATTTCCGTATCCAGACGGGTATTGGTGCGGTTGAGGGCACCTATCAGGTTTTAGAACCCGTATCGGACACGCAAACGCCGATCGCCATTACAATTACCCGAAAACCATTTATTGTATCGACCAATACCATTAAAAGCGCCATTACTGATTTTTTCTAATCAAACACCCTCGCCGGAGTCAGCCAAAGACAGCCGCTACTGTCCAAACGCCCATAGCAGGAAATCCGGCATAATCTGGCTCCAGGTCTCCTGATCATGTTTGCCGCCTGCAATCTCCACGTAGCGAATATCCTCCGCACGGCTATAGCCTTTTCTGACCAGCTCACCGATCAAATCCGTCGTATCTTCGATGGAATCAATGATGCCGTTGTTGTTACGGTCGCTGGTTTCATCGTCGGTTCCGGTTTCAAACCAGAATTTCAGCTGCCGGTGATGCGAACCTTTGCGGACCAGATCGTGCATGATCCGGTCGGTTTCGTCGCGGTAGCCGTCTTCCGTGCTTTTACTCCGCCACCAGAATGATCCCGAAAATACCCCCGATCGGCTGAAGTGTTCCGGATGATGAAAAACGATATCAAACGCAGAGAGACCGCCCAGTGAAAAACCGGCAAAGACGCTGTTCGTCGGTTCATTACTAACGTTATAGTGTTTTTTAACGTACGGAAGCAGTTCTGTCAGCACAAAATCCGTGTACAGACCGGCTTTGCTACCCCGATTCATGTAATCGGCACGGGCTGCGGTGCCATACTCCTGAATCCGATCACCGGCATGAATAGCTACGAGGACAAACGACTGGATCGCCTGCGTTTGGTAGAGAGAATCCAGGACGCGTGTCATTTGCAATCGGGGAAGATCCTGGCCATCGTTCAGGTACAGAACCGGATAAGGTATCGTTCGTTGCGAATAATCAGGAGGCAGAATAATGTCGAGATGAATAGCTCGACGAAGCGGAACAGAAATTAATGAATCATCGTGCCGAACCGTTACGGTGGGTGACTCCGGAGAGAAGGCCGGTAAATGGGCAGCCATAAGCGCAAAAAATGTCAGAATTAATGGTATCACAACATGCAAAGTAGGGATTTTTTCGGCTTATGATGGTCTATTTTTGTCGATACGAGCTATTTCCTCTATTTTTCACCCGAAAAAACAGGCCACTTCTAAACAACTAGTACGGTGCAGCAGGATTATCGAAAATGGTACTCACATCACCTCGGTCGCGATATGGAGATGCTGGTTTATGGCAACTGGGGTTACCCAATATTGCTGTTTCCAACCTCTATGGGCCACTATTATGAGTATAAAGACTTCGGTCTGACGGAGAAGGCTCGCTGGTTTGTAGAGACGGGTAAAGTTAAATTATATTGTATCGACAGCATCGACCGCGACAGTTGGTATGCCAAGCACCTGCACCCCGGCACACGCATCTGGAACCATGTTCTGTATGATCGCTTTCTGCATGAGGAATTAGTACCGGGAATCCAGCGTGAATGCAATGTTAAAAAAATAGGCGTATCGGGTGCCTCATTTGGTGGCTACCACGCCCTGAATTTTGCGTTTCGCCATCCCGAACAGGTCGGTCATTTGCTCACCATGGGCGCGGCATTCGATATCCGGTCATTTCTGGGTGGTTACTACAACGAGAACGTTTATTTCAACAATCCTCCCGATTTTCTGCCAAACGCTCAGAATAGCGAATTTTACCACATGAATATCGTACTCGGAACATCGGAGTATGATTTCTGTAAAGATGACAATTATAAAATGTCGGGCATTCTGCACCGCAAGGGCATTCACCACAAGCTCGATGTAACACCCTGGGGCAACCACGACTGGCCAGTCTGGAAAGACCAGTTTCCCCGGTATCTGAGTATGATTTAATGCCGTGCGGCTAAATGACCGCTTTAACAGACAGGTGATCGACTTCTTTCTCCGCATACCTCATGAGTGACCCCCAACCTCCGGGTGCTATTGCCGACGCCCTGCAACGGCTCCGTACCCACGTAATACAGATTCCAGCAAACATACTGGGCCTTTCAGACGAAGAGTTAACAAAAAAAGCGCCCGGCAAATGGTCGAGAAAGGAAATTCTGGGGCACCTGATCGATTCGGCGGTGAATAACCTGAAGCGGTTTACGGATGCACAATTTACCGAAGAAGTCTACCTCATTCAGGGGTATAATCAGGATAAGCTGGTGATTGCCAACCACTATCAATCGCTACCTCTGGCTCATTTGATCGCTCTCTGGCGAAGTTTGAACGAGCAGATTCTTTACGTAGCCGAAGGTATGTCGAGCGAGACGCTTACCCATTCGATTCGGTTCGGACAACCCGACAAGCCTGAATCAACGGTAAGCTGGCTTATAAATGATTATGTCGCTCACCTGGAGCATCATCTAAAAACGTTGCTATAAGGCTGGAATTAGCTTCAATTATTACGATAGCCGCTAGCCAAAGTGAAGGTTCATAGACAGAACTGCCTACGGTTGTTTCAGTTGACTTAATACTTGCCCATATTCCGCTGCCAGGGCATACCCGGTTCGATTCTCATTCGTTTGAAACCGGCGCAATTTGGCCTTTAATAGCTGATTTGTTGCGGGTGTAATTCCAGTAAGAAACTCCTCAACCGATTTAGCTTCCAGGCAATTAGCAACCAAATCGGCTTCAAGCCGCTCCTTTTGCTGAAGCAGGCGAATTAATGTACGTTTCT
This window harbors:
- the thrS gene encoding threonine--tRNA ligase, which gives rise to MIAQDEQIRVTLPDGSVRQYPKGSTGLDIATQISEGLARNVLAAKVNGVVQDATRPIEEDATIQLLTWNDPEGKATFWHSSAHLLAEALEALYPGVKFGIGPAVETGFYYDVDLNGQPFSQEDFKKVEDKMLELARQKQQYIRKPMSKADAIAYFTEKGDPYKLDLLEGLEDGTITFYSQGDFTDLCRGPHIPNTGFIKAAKLMNVAGAYWRGNEKNKQLTRIYAVTYPKQKELDDYLYLLEEAKKRDHRKLGKELELFAFSEKVGQGLPLWLPKGTMLRERLENFLRKAQIRAGYSPVVTPHIGSKQLYVTSGHWEKYGEDSFQPIRTPDPNEEFLLKPMNCPHHCEIYKTKPRSYRDLPLRLAEFGTVYRYEQSGELHGLTRVRGFTQDDAHIFCRPDQVKDEFMKVIDLVMYVFKSLGFDDFSAQISLRDPENKTKYIGSDDLWEKAEAAIIESAAEKGLSTVTELGEAAFYGPKLDFMVRDALGRKWQLGTIQVDYNLPNRFELEYIGADNQKHRPVMIHRAPFGSLERFIAILIENSGGNFPLWLSPDQIAILPISEKYEDYANDLFFSLQEHDIRGFVDLRDEKIGRKIRDAEVNKVPFMLIVGEKEAADGKVSVRRKGQGDLGSMGIDEFVKAFQSEVKL
- a CDS encoding tetratricopeptide repeat protein; amino-acid sequence: MRQYLLIVPLIATLLACGSDDRQTARIPDFPKPGDSSRTEGALRALTRAINQSSPASAYAKRAVILLAMGRINLALSDIDEAISRNDNAGSYYLTRAQILRALQQPEKALVNAQRAEILGIDTPELYTLMGDLFQQQNQFPRAQLYVTKALQMAPYDGEAYYFKGLMTARLGDTTQALALYHQSLRLKPRYLDTYNQLASVYRVQGDRNSALAYNSQALRYFPNNPKLYYGRGLIYHMAGELDSAMTCYQQTLKVQPNYYQAYFQIGLINQKYRNYYVALANYERVQQLRPQFPRIDTYLGYCHEQMGQYDLAIAAYTKATRLNAADQQAAAGLWRSQRRQYSQNSYNSLFLPNTPDEALTPTQNRATLDTTRVRVSTIQPKSQVPAGSGDSLRRTIKPIGQN
- a CDS encoding class I SAM-dependent methyltransferase; the protein is MPDIHLITPAPWTDYELIDSGDFQKLERFGDFVLARPEPQAIWDKSLSDRNWEEQAHAIFRRDRQSPERGDWQTTPDMRDPWFVSFRQGGLNLKFKLALTTFKHVGLFPEQSDNWVYIHDTIKKLSTGVSRPKVLNLFAYTGGASLAARQAGADVTHVDAVKPVISWARENMDHSELDNIRWVVEDAVKFVRREVRRGNHYNGIILDPPAYGRGPDGEKWVLEEHLNELLKSCADLLDRNDFFFIINLYSLGFSSILLDNLMRQVFGMVPNSEWGELVVEDNYHKRLPLGVFYRFASV
- a CDS encoding EVE domain-containing protein; translated protein: MNYWLVKSEPDTYGWHHFTKQGRAVWDGVRNYQARNNLRLMQLGDQVLFYHSILNPGVVGLATVVRESYPDPTFPDGSALAPWVVVELEPVMALAKPVSLAQIKAEPMLAAIGLIKQSRLSVMPIRPDEFELILKMGMTSEDGSV
- a CDS encoding DinB family protein, whose product is MIPNDELIRIIDLLNTTYESEEAWHGPSVVEALRGVTPEMSGRRISPNTHSIAELVFHMTSWRIFCVKKMQGDATFDITTPEKNFGALPDKIDDFEWEALEMELSLSQEELINELDKRDDDEFLEDIVPGRDYTYYDMLHGIVNHDLYHTGQIMILKKALTFKGAGSQFADDDEDEYGSPYGSSQEHDDYY
- a CDS encoding capsule assembly Wzi family protein, coding for MRLLLPCLLLVSSCFSQTLKPLRYQTEVGSYLSSSGQNPFWLRTNQYGIVPIDHSTLTLRHAMHVDYHDAPKSKRDSLQAINRRVDWGWRAEAVLNAGYDVRLLIPEAYAKVRLGSVEIWGGRRREVIGLVDTTLTSGSYSMSGNALPMLKFQVSVPEYTPQNGLFAVKGFYAHGWFEVDRFVKNTRLHQKAIYMRLGRPHWRLKLYGGMNHQVMWGGTTTQLPNTRIKNNLLPSTFRDYIDVVSASSLGNRTNVDTNRISQFDRENRIGNHLGTVDLGFEYVAHSYSIFAYRQSIYEDGSLFHLTNLRDGLNGVRIRNLRPLNPRGLQIESVLFEYLYTENQGGSLFIDNSEQQRGRDNYFNHSQYQDGWSRYGMTLGTPFITPSDNSRSDLPRYGFTNNNRVAVMHVGLSGHVHSIFHFQAKASFSENLGTYEVPFPEPVRQFSGVLTMSTVLPVLNGITLNTAIATDMGKLYPNSVGYYVGIRKDGQSRKKVN
- a CDS encoding RNA polymerase sigma factor, with protein sequence MKHLLKDEELIQMHLNTHQNDYFETLYKRYVTKVYRRCLSLTKDSAKAEDYTHDIFLRVHGNLTKFQEKSAFSTWLYSISYNYCMDQIRQSNRNSTVALDEDQDYIWTDSTDQDNKEFQLQQLDKAMGAISAEELLMLRMKYEDNLDIKEIAEQLNLKNSAVKMRLKRTRDKIRRMYGDDPF
- a CDS encoding glycoside hydrolase family 16 protein, with translation MKLLIIIKALTLLAIVACKSPEVTSPPAARKLVWSDEFDKAGLPDSTKWSYEVGGNGWGNNELQYYTAKRLENARVENGKLIIEARKEAYQGKNYTSARLMTQGKTTWTYGRIEAMAKLPAGRGTWPAVWMLGKNISTAGWPKAGEIDIMEHVGFDEGVIHGTVHTEAYNHAKKTEKGKAIPIKGVATDFHLYAIEWTADRIDFFVDDQKYYTVQKSALGSTEAEWPFDKPFYLLLNVAVGGNWGGQKGVDESIWPQRMEVDYVRVYQ
- a CDS encoding alpha/beta hydrolase — encoded protein: MAAHLPAFSPESPTVTVRHDDSLISVPLRRAIHLDIILPPDYSQRTIPYPVLYLNDGQDLPRLQMTRVLDSLYQTQAIQSFVLVAIHAGDRIQEYGTAARADYMNRGSKAGLYTDFVLTELLPYVKKHYNVSNEPTNSVFAGFSLGGLSAFDIVFHHPEHFSRSGVFSGSFWWRSKSTEDGYRDETDRIMHDLVRKGSHHRQLKFWFETGTDDETSDRNNNGIIDSIEDTTDLIGELVRKGYSRAEDIRYVEIAGGKHDQETWSQIMPDFLLWAFGQ
- a CDS encoding esterase family protein yields the protein MQQDYRKWYSHHLGRDMEMLVYGNWGYPILLFPTSMGHYYEYKDFGLTEKARWFVETGKVKLYCIDSIDRDSWYAKHLHPGTRIWNHVLYDRFLHEELVPGIQRECNVKKIGVSGASFGGYHALNFAFRHPEQVGHLLTMGAAFDIRSFLGGYYNENVYFNNPPDFLPNAQNSEFYHMNIVLGTSEYDFCKDDNYKMSGILHRKGIHHKLDVTPWGNHDWPVWKDQFPRYLSMI
- a CDS encoding DinB family protein; amino-acid sequence: MSDPQPPGAIADALQRLRTHVIQIPANILGLSDEELTKKAPGKWSRKEILGHLIDSAVNNLKRFTDAQFTEEVYLIQGYNQDKLVIANHYQSLPLAHLIALWRSLNEQILYVAEGMSSETLTHSIRFGQPDKPESTVSWLINDYVAHLEHHLKTLL